DNA from Athene noctua chromosome Z, bAthNoc1.hap1.1, whole genome shotgun sequence:
GCAAAGTCCTTTTGTGCAAAACTAAACGCAATCCAAATACTGCCCTCGAAGAGCTGATGCTGGTAAGAGGTTTTCCTCCTTAGATCATGACAGCAGCAATCCAGTGTTCACCCCACTGCAAAGGGACAGGATATTAGAAGTCCAGATCTACAAGACAACCACCCCAATGATTATGACATCAGGAAGAGAAATTGTAAGGAAACAGCGATTTTTGTGGTTAAATATAAcctaaataaaaccattttccaCACAGACCCAATCCTGCATAAAATCAGAGGTTTATAGATGGCATTCTTATTCCTCCTCCTGACAACCACTCAGTGATGAGCAGCAAGACTCTTGATTACTGTGTGCAGAATATTGTAAAGAAGTGGGTACAAGACAGTGCAGAGGCTTGCTAGCCACTTAAAGCTGCAAAAATGTGTTGTAGATGCAGAATACCTTGGGAAAAGGTAAGGGTAAACCAGTGTTTTATTTAGAAGCTTTGTTGCATAGAAGGCTACACTTCCCACACACCAAATTTTTATCATTGCTTTAGTTGTGAAGTTCACAAACTTTCACAACAAAAAGTTTGTGAAGTAGTCGATGTACCCTATATGACTAAAGTCTGCTGTTCCATACTTATGCTTGTTGACCTATGACTTTATCCAACTGCCTCCTAAATATCAAATTGTTCATAAACTAAGGCAGGCCATCATTCTATCAAAAAACTTTCACACAGGCAGAATAGCTTGTTACAGAAGATAAccttcagaacaaaaaaaaaagcataaagccTACATCTCTTCCAAAAGACTGAGAATAAGactttctgtgaagaaaactcTTCTTCCTTATCTCCCCTATTAGCTATTTTCAGGGAGAACCTCCTTTCCTTTATGGGAAGCTATTCTCATGCTCCTTGGACCACATGGGTCAAGTTGGTCAGTACTGAAGGAAACTCAGGAGATCCTTTTTGCATGTATGAACAAACAGTTCAAGTGAGGATACACAGTTTCAGCTGGCTATTGCCAAGCTGCTGAGCACCCACACATTCTGAAAGTCAGCAACCTACTTTCACATATTACTTACTATCTTCAGTGGTGACCCCAGTTTTCTCTTCACTCCAGTCACTCCAGTAGCCCACTCCATCTTCCTTCATGCAACGAATGGAAAAGACATACTCTGTGTAGGGTCTGAGCCCCTGAACACTGAATGAAGTTCTTGGTGAAGCTGTATCTTCAGGAGGAACCTGTAAATGGGAGAAAGATTTTAGACGCACTGATCAAAAATTGCAAAGCTGAGTTCTGTGCTACTACAGCTCCCAGCCAAGAGGGCTCCCCACTGCATACATACCCAATACAAACAACATCGTTTTTCTACCCTCTTATTTCCAAAAGTTTCAAACCTCAACTGTAGTTTAAGATCAGCCGTAGTTGCATGTATTTATCAGGTATAATACAATACATACACTAGAATAGGTAAGCAGTTCTCAGGACAATCCctcattctgttttttttaattagtttatgtctacctctccttcctccccataTAATTTCTCAACTTACTGATCCATAATATCCCACGTCACATTGCATAAGTTTGCTAGGTTATCTGCTTGATTACCGATTGCAAGATACCTGTGCTAGAAGCCTCCTAAAAAGCTAGAGAATCTAGGATCATTGCTTCCACTGATACAGAACAATTTTTCTTAACTGTCATTGGAAATAGTTTGTTTTAGAGTAGTTCATACTTTTGTtaataaattagtttattttcaaaagctctttCCTTTATCTTAGATGAAGAACTGAATGCCAGAACATATTCCTACTGCGTAGGTACAGAAACAGATTTGTGATGCAGACAGTAGATACATGtaggtacacacacacagactccACTTGCAACTAAGGGTTTTTTATAGTGAGCAACTCTGCAAAAGGAATGACTACAGATTAAATACACACACAGGACACTCAAGAAGTTACTCCTGAGTGCAAATAATTGCCAAAGTAGTCAAATTTTACCACAGCTAAGTAAGatctgttgtttttaaagttaCTATTTCAATGGTCTTGTGCACATGTTAGATGGGCAAGACATGTTAGAAGGACTTAAAAGGACAATGTATCAGCAGATCCTGGAGTTGCAGAATAAGCTGTGCAGAACAGTACTCTTTAAAATATCAATACAGGTGACCTTAGTTATTAATCTCTGCACGTAAAGCTCAAAAAGTTCTTCCAAAGGAATACATTACATTAGTCACAAGCAGTTGTGTTATGCTACCTGCTTCAAACAATCTTTTTTGGCAAGACAGAAGCAGTCTTCCTTTCAAGAAATCATGAAATTCAGAATACTTTTAGGCCTCTGTATTGAAACAAAAGATGGGAAGATCTTGATGAGAAGAGGGTTTCTGGTATACTGCTGCTCAGAGAAGGTTTAAGAAAGGCAGAACTGAGAAGCTATTGAAAATATGTCCACAGACTGATGTAGAAGAAAACACCCACAACTCTTGATGATGTGAACATACTGTAGTGCACTACAGGTAAGATCAAGCCCAACCATGAATTAACACTGCCAAGTAGGCAATAATgtctcccttcagccttctcttctccagactaaacaaccccagttccctcagctgcttctcataagacttgtgctccacacccttcaccagtttcattgcccttctttggacacactccagcccctcaatgtctgtcttgtagtgaggagcccaaaaccaaacacagtattcaaggtgcagcctcaccagtgctgagtacagaggGATGATCACTCCGCCAGTGCTGCtagccacactatttctgacacaggatgctactggccttcttgggcacattgctggctcattcAGGCAGCTGTTGACCAACATCCCCTGCCCTTTTCTatcaggcagctttccagccacccttccccaagcctgcagcattACATGAGGTTGTTGTGACACAAGTGTAGGTACAGCAAGTTCAAAAAAGCACTTCAGCACTGAACAGTGTTTTCTCAAGCTTTAAATGACATTTAGATCAGAGGTTTTGCAACTCTGCAAGAAGATGAAAGTTCATGAATGTTTTAGATGTTGCCCATACAGAATAAAAATTCGAAGTAAACATAGTGCAACATGATGGGGAAGACAGCAGAGAGTCCACAAAGAAAAGATCACCATAGTCTAGATTGTGCCAAAAAACCCTAGATCACAGCTTTTATGAACACACCAGACAAACTTACCTTAGGAGGCCACATAAGGCCTAAGGATAATAAAGTGAATCCTCTGAACTGCAGTAGTGAGGGAACTTCTGCAGTTTGACAAATGGCTGAGTTACAGCAGAAGACTGATAAGGGACATCAGTGGTATTACCTGCATCCAGTTTGTGTCACCAATGATCCTATAGCGAATATTGAATTTCAGCTTCATCACAGCAACTGAAATCCGATTCTCCCAGGAAAGCTTCAGAACAGTAGGCAGTATTCCTGAGTTGACTGATAAGTTGTGTGGAGACAGAGGTTTAACTAGAAGAGAAGGAGTTAGTCAACATCTACAGCTGTATTTTATGATGCCTCTAGCAGTTGCTGCGCTATGCTGTAACACTATCATTAAAGCCTTTCACAAGCTCAGATGGCTGCCACTTCAGACCACTTTCTAAAGCAGACTACTCAACAAGAATTTGCTATCTGAATTGTGATCAAGTCTCTTCCCTACCTTTGTCCAGCGCAGTTCAATATTCTGACAGCGTTATTTTTCACGGTGACAAAACATTAACATACCAATTCAGCAATATGCACAAAAGCAGCAGTTATGCACTATTGAAGTTTCATTAAGAAGAATATAGTTACCAATCTCAATGGGATCAAGTACAAGAGGATCAGATTCAGCCTTCCCAAGAGCATTTTCTGCTTCTACCCAGACCTCCAGGTTAACAAAGAACTGAACATCAGTAATCATACAAGAATTGTTTACATCTTTTGGTATACAATCAGGAAAGTTCTCTTGTGGCCTAaatagaagagaaggaaaaacaaggtATAAAGCAGTAAGTTTGGTTTCCTTTAGACAATCTTTTTAAGTAGATCAGAGCTATCAATCAGTTTAGCAAGTATGTTTCCCCTCTGCAATTATCTTTGTAAGCAGGAAGAAAAGGTGAAGAGGTTAGAATGGCTTGTTCAGCCACAAATGCATGATTGCATTAGAATAGAAACTAGGAATAAAAATCTGACTTCAAATTACATATTTACAAGAGCACAAGCCATGGGATTGTAATTATAAAACTTTCTAAAACCTGccttagtttaaaaaataaagatcaaGAATTGATACATTTAATCAAAAGCAATATGGCTAGTATATAGAAACATATTAATGCATTAAAAGATGTAGTTAGTGTTACCTGCATATCTGTCAAGAATACAGTGTTACACCTGCAAAACAATAATTTCTGTTCCCCATCTTCTGCTACACTAACAGCAGATAGTTCTAGGGCATCAGGAGATTTACAAAACATTAAGGTTTTCTATCTATCCATACTTTCTACTACCCTTGTTACCAAAACACTAGTGGAATGGGGTAGATGGAAAGCTGTAGGCAGTCATTCCTCTTTCCAGAGCAGAGCGACAATTCTGTCCACTCCATTTTAAGATAGCTACAAGAGACTAAAGAGTTTGAAAAAATACTTAAGCTAATTTGCTTTCACAGGAGAAATACTTTTGCTGAAGCTTTCATGACTTTGGCTGAAACTTTAATGTTACGATTAATGATGGACGAACACCATTCTGAGTTCTTAAGAAATACATAGTAGATAATACCTCTACAGAATCCAGTTGCTCTATGTTGGTTTCTCTACTTAGAATCATGGAATGatatgggttggaagggacctttaaaggtcatctagtccaaccctcctgcagtAAGCAGGGACATCTACTTGTTTAGAATGGGCTAGAACAGTCACCTCAGAAAAGAATCAAGTACATAATTTTGGTCCAGTCACATGACAATTAGGTGTACTGTACTCAAGCCACACTAATTGTGTatttgaagaacagaaaaatatgagATATCTGTTACTCCAAAACAAGTGCAGCAACAATATTTCAAGTCTGACTTAGAATTACTTTGGAACTTCTTTAACTCTTCCCTTCACCCCAAAATAGAGAGCAATGATTCAGAAAACTTGCTAAGAACCTTCCAAAGTATCAAGGAATTTTAAGGAAGTTTAGTTTAGCCTACAAGTAGTATTCTTCAACATTATTTAGATCTTCTATAGAGGGCTACTTACCATCTGTACTTCAACCTAAAGTGAGTGTCCAGGAACGTAGGCCTTCCAGGGTTCCAGGTACAAGTCATAGGATATGCAAGTTTTGACACCTGACGCACAATGCAGCTTAGGTTCTTGGGCTTCTCTGGGGGCACTATACAGAAACAGTTAGCAATAATTATTTTATACCCACATTTAGATCCAGTAAGAGTCATGTTAAGTGTCCCATCAGAGCAATTTCAGTGAACATCAGAAGTATTTATAGTCAGATTTGTTTCTAAAGGAGGGGGCAAAATGTGCTAGATACCATCCAGCAATGGCATTCAAGAAGCTTAACCAGCTGCTGCGTGAAATAGTAGGCTGTATAAGGAACAAGGACCTGACAATATGGAACAGCACAGATTTCTCATTCTTTGAGGCAGAAACCCTGGTATCTACCATCCCTCATCTAAATCTATTTtaattcacacagaaaaaatgctAATGAGCACTACAGCTGAACTGGCATATATTGACTTTTCAAATAACCTGAGCCCTAAGGCAATTGGGACAGGTCTGCTCTCCTTCACCTGAGCCACCAAAGCATCCTTCTTTAGCTGCAAACACCTCCAAGACAGATACGGGCTCTTCATCAATGCACTTCAGTATTGTGTAAGAAGCTTTTTCAGAGTccagctgaacaatttttttccttcttaaattcaAACCATAGCATACAAAGAGTTTGTTTCTAGCTTTTAGAATATCACTTTTTGTAAGATTATAATGTATCTGAAGAATCTTATTTCCTTTCAAGCAGAATGCTATTTTCAACAAAACTACCATACATTTTTGTAAGTAAAAACCTAGTTTTGTTCCTGAATAGCTGTATTCTTCTCATACCTGTTGTTCTTATTGTTTACAGAATTTTTCTTGAATTAATAGGAGAATATAGTTGCTTTAAATATAAATGTATCAAGATTCATATGTGAATTACTACTCTAGAATGTTATCTGTACTCTCATTCAGTTTATCATCTTGGGATATTATATCTGTACTTACCTTTCCATATATTTTGCCTGTCACATCTTTTCTAGTAAGATATTTACCCATAGAACTTTAAATAGAAATACTGTTTGCCTGTGAAAGCATTTTGTAACTTATGCTTCTTAGAAACACATTAAATTGCGAAATCAAGCTAGCCTTCTGTACAGACCACACAACTTCAATACCTTTTGCCAACACTAGGAGGAAACATAATTCATCAGCCATTCATACTCTGATATTAAGACACTTGAACAGTTATTTTATAAACAGTTCACCAACTAATTAAGTAGTAATATATTAAGTAATTCATGTTACTTTCTCAAGATCTCAATCATCTCAAAGAGCACGTGCTCAGAACTATGCAAGAGTGATCATGCTTGAACAAGGAAAGTTTATtagttaaaagtattttcttatgcATAGAGGTAGAGTAATCCAAATAGTATGTTTCATCCTTATGGCAGTTCAGGTTAGTTTGAGTGATACAGATGGACTAAATACTTCACAGTGCATTAATGAAGGAAACCTTAATTTCACAGTGTTACTATGAAAGCAGGACATATGACCTTACTGTACTTCCCTGAATGCTAAAGCAGAAGTAAGGAAAAGTTAGTTTATCTCCTAGGATCTATTTCCGTTAAATTCACATCTTCTTTCTGCAACTCAATTCTTCCTGCTTCAACATTTTTCTGTCgttctgttttcttcttatttcaacacTGAAATACTCCAGGATATTTTCTATTTTGTAGGTAACTATTCCGTGCATATTTACCAGCTTTGATGGCATGTAATATAACAATGCTTTCATACAGTTATTCAGGAATTGAGTGAACAGAAACAAGTGTCTCAAGATGGGAACACTTTCTATTGTTCacattctttttcctgtttttcagaagcAATTGTATTAAGACCAGtataaaaggcaagaaaaatggtACTTACAGCCTACTGTAACTGTAATTCCATAAATGTTCTGCTCAATCTGTCCATCTGCTAAAATGTTGCATGTCAGAGGATTAGCTATCGAAGAAGTGTCATTAAATGTGACACTGGAAACTGTTCTGTTTATTTCACGATACTGTTCTTTAGGTACCACTCTATTTTTAGTTTTCCAGATAATTTGATTAGCATAGATATTGCCAAAGTCAAGACAACTCTCATTCAAAATGCATAAGGCTGTGAAACTGGAACCAAGGGTCAATACAGGAGACTCTGGGATGATGTG
Protein-coding regions in this window:
- the IL6ST gene encoding interleukin-6 receptor subunit beta isoform X2, with product MFSGWNWVAHGLYLLWNICSLGVSGGLVQSCGHIIPESPVLTLGSSFTALCILNESCLDFGNIYANQIIWKTKNRVVPKEQYREINRTVSSVTFNDTSSIANPLTCNILADGQIEQNIYGITVTVGLPPEKPKNLSCIVRQVSKLAYPMTCTWNPGRPTFLDTHFRLKYRWPQENFPDCIPKDVNNSCMITDVQFFVNLEVWVEAENALGKAESDPLVLDPIEIVKPLSPHNLSVNSGILPTVLKLSWENRISVAVMKLKFNIRYRIIGDTNWMQVPPEDTASPRTSFSVQGLRPYTEYVFSIRCMKEDGVGYWSDWSEEKTGVTTEDNLDF